In Flavobacterium endoglycinae, one DNA window encodes the following:
- a CDS encoding SDR family NAD(P)-dependent oxidoreductase, translating into MKNIIVTGTSRGIGYELALKFAEAGHQVLAISRKIPKALLEHQNVTCLSVDLADETTLSQVESFLSSTWKKVDAVVHNAGALLLKPFTETTQADFESIYKVNVFAVANLTRICIPYLEKGSHVVTISSIGGVRGSLKFAGLAAYSSSKGAVITLTELLAEEYKEKGISFNVLALGSVQTEMLNEAFPGYQAPISAEGMATYIYDFTLNGNKYFNGKVLEVSSTNP; encoded by the coding sequence ATGAAAAATATTATCGTTACAGGAACAAGCAGAGGAATTGGCTATGAATTAGCTTTGAAATTTGCTGAGGCTGGTCATCAGGTTTTGGCCATTTCCAGAAAAATACCAAAAGCGCTTCTAGAACATCAAAATGTAACTTGTTTATCTGTTGATTTGGCAGATGAAACTACTTTGAGTCAGGTTGAAAGTTTTCTTTCTTCAACTTGGAAAAAAGTAGATGCAGTAGTTCATAATGCTGGTGCTTTACTTTTAAAGCCTTTTACAGAAACTACTCAGGCAGATTTTGAAAGCATTTATAAAGTGAATGTTTTTGCGGTTGCGAATTTAACTCGTATTTGTATTCCGTATTTAGAAAAAGGAAGTCATGTAGTAACTATCAGTTCAATAGGTGGTGTTCGCGGAAGTTTAAAATTCGCTGGATTAGCGGCTTATAGTTCCAGTAAAGGTGCTGTAATTACTTTAACCGAATTATTGGCTGAAGAATATAAAGAAAAAGGCATTTCGTTTAACGTTTTGGCTTTAGGTTCTGTTCAAACTGAAATGCTGAATGAAGCTTTCCCAGGATATCAAGCGCCAATTTCTGCCGAAGGAATGGCAACTTATATTTATGATTTTACCTTAAACGGAAATAAATATTTTAACGGAAAGGTTTTAGAAGTTTCTTCTACTAATCCATAG
- a CDS encoding glycosyltransferase — translation MKYYIVIPAHNEQDLIGLTLQSLVTQTVLPTKVVVVNDNSTDKTEEVVLSFAKENPYISVVNKNSDAIHMPGSKVIQAFQKGYETLDSNYDIIVKIDGDLIFPPNYFETIIKHFESDPRIGMAGGFCYIDKNGEWVLENLTDKDHIRGALKAYRKETYQQIGGLRPAMGWDTVDELLCKYYDWKIVTDESLHVKHLKPTGANYNKTARYKQGEAFYTLGYGFWITAIASAKLAMMKKKPFLFLDYIRGFWKAKKAKTPLLVTREQAKFIRNYRLKKMKEKLI, via the coding sequence ATGAAGTACTATATTGTTATACCCGCACACAACGAGCAAGATCTTATTGGTCTTACTTTGCAATCTTTGGTAACTCAAACTGTTTTGCCAACAAAAGTGGTGGTTGTAAATGATAATTCAACCGATAAAACAGAAGAAGTTGTCTTAAGCTTCGCAAAAGAGAATCCATATATTTCTGTTGTTAATAAAAACTCAGATGCGATTCATATGCCGGGAAGTAAAGTAATTCAGGCTTTTCAAAAAGGCTATGAAACTTTAGATTCTAATTACGATATCATTGTAAAAATAGATGGTGATTTAATTTTTCCTCCAAACTATTTCGAAACCATAATTAAACATTTCGAGTCAGATCCAAGAATTGGAATGGCAGGAGGATTTTGTTATATTGATAAAAACGGCGAATGGGTTTTAGAAAATCTTACCGATAAAGATCATATCCGCGGCGCCTTAAAAGCATATCGAAAAGAAACTTACCAACAAATTGGAGGTTTACGTCCTGCAATGGGCTGGGATACGGTTGACGAATTACTTTGTAAATATTACGATTGGAAAATCGTTACCGACGAATCTCTACACGTAAAACACCTAAAACCAACTGGAGCAAATTACAACAAAACAGCTCGTTACAAACAAGGTGAAGCTTTTTATACTTTAGGATATGGTTTCTGGATCACAGCAATTGCTTCGGCAAAATTGGCTATGATGAAGAAAAAGCCATTTCTTTTTTTAGACTATATTAGAGGTTTTTGGAAAGCTAAAAAAGCCAAAACCCCTTTATTGGTTACCCGCGAACAAGCTAAATTTATTAGAAATTATCGTTTGAAAAAAATGAAAGAAAAGTTAATTTGA
- a CDS encoding chalcone isomerase family protein yields the protein MRKILLLLILLLSLPVSSIFAQTHLEVNGVTVPRKIDFQNKALQLNGAGGRSKMWLEVYVQALYLSQLSQDPQFIIDSDTEMAIRIEITSSMVSSNKLTKAMNAGFEKSAGSNLEQLRPRIEQLKSYLSDAITEKDVFVLAYNPLDQSVYVSKNEVLKGKIQGFDFKKALFGIWLSDKPVDETLKKHLLGI from the coding sequence ATGAGAAAGATTTTACTACTACTTATTTTGCTTCTAAGTCTACCTGTTTCTAGCATTTTTGCTCAAACTCATTTAGAAGTTAACGGAGTGACTGTGCCTAGAAAAATAGACTTTCAAAATAAAGCTTTACAGCTTAACGGAGCAGGCGGAAGATCAAAAATGTGGTTAGAAGTTTATGTACAGGCTTTATATTTATCACAACTAAGCCAAGATCCGCAATTTATTATTGACAGCGACACAGAAATGGCGATCAGAATTGAAATCACGTCATCTATGGTTTCTTCCAATAAGTTAACTAAAGCCATGAATGCTGGTTTCGAAAAATCTGCTGGAAGTAATCTTGAGCAATTACGTCCGCGTATCGAACAGTTAAAAAGCTATTTAAGTGATGCCATTACAGAAAAAGATGTTTTCGTTCTGGCGTACAATCCGCTGGATCAAAGCGTGTATGTTTCTAAAAACGAAGTTTTGAAAGGAAAAATTCAGGGATTTGATTTCAAAAAAGCATTATTCGGAATCTGGCTTTCAGACAAACCAGTTGACGAAACTTTAAAAAAGCATTTATTAGGAATATAA
- a CDS encoding M20/M25/M40 family metallo-hydrolase — protein MKKLYFLLPFLFLACKSNTSTVSEKSSHSDSKPVVVNYKVEESEVSDFLKYLSSDELEGRETGTKGIEKAAVFLEDFFKKNHIKPYFKTYRDTLTNFKSPAYNIVGVLEGTDPVLKNEYVVLSAHYDHIGVEKKQQPDQIYNGANDDASGVTAVAQIAKYFSKTKSNKRSILFVFFAGEEKGLLGSKSMAPKLKAKNFNLYTQLNIEMIGVPMKRDYLAYITGFDKSNMAEKINEYTGKKTIGFLPKEAEYKLFYRSDNYSFFEAFGKPCQSLSTFDFENFDFYHHVSDEFKVMDIPHITAFVQELLPAVTRISESPTQEITMNK, from the coding sequence ATGAAAAAACTTTATTTTCTTCTTCCGTTTCTATTTTTAGCTTGCAAATCGAATACTTCAACCGTAAGTGAAAAGTCATCTCATTCAGATTCAAAACCAGTTGTAGTTAATTATAAAGTCGAAGAATCTGAAGTTTCGGATTTCTTAAAATATTTGTCTTCGGATGAATTAGAAGGCCGTGAGACAGGAACAAAAGGAATTGAAAAAGCAGCTGTTTTTTTAGAAGACTTCTTTAAAAAAAATCATATAAAACCGTATTTCAAAACTTACAGAGATACGCTGACTAATTTTAAATCACCTGCTTATAACATTGTTGGTGTTTTGGAAGGAACTGATCCAGTTCTTAAAAATGAATATGTTGTTTTAAGTGCGCATTACGACCACATTGGAGTTGAAAAGAAACAACAACCAGATCAAATTTATAACGGAGCAAATGATGATGCTTCTGGAGTTACTGCTGTTGCACAAATCGCAAAATATTTCAGTAAAACAAAATCGAATAAACGAAGTATTCTTTTTGTGTTTTTTGCAGGAGAAGAAAAAGGGCTTTTAGGATCAAAAAGTATGGCTCCGAAACTGAAAGCGAAAAACTTCAATTTATACACCCAGCTAAATATCGAAATGATCGGCGTTCCTATGAAACGAGATTATTTGGCTTACATCACCGGTTTTGATAAATCGAATATGGCCGAAAAAATAAATGAATATACTGGTAAAAAGACAATTGGATTTCTGCCAAAAGAAGCAGAATATAAATTGTTCTACCGCTCAGATAATTATTCATTTTTTGAAGCTTTTGGAAAACCGTGCCAATCTTTGAGTACTTTTGATTTTGAAAATTTTGATTTTTACCACCACGTTTCAGATGAATTTAAAGTAATGGATATTCCTCATATTACAGCTTTTGTACAGGAATTGCTTCCAGCTGTGACTCGTATCAGCGAATCGCCAACACAGGAAATTACAATGAATAAATAA
- a CDS encoding acyl-CoA dehydrogenase, whose amino-acid sequence MDFNLTEEHLMIQQAARDFAQNELLPGVIERDEKQIFPAEQVKKMGELGFMGMMVDPKYGGSGLDAISYVIAMEEISKIDASASVVMSVNNSLVCWGLQEFGTEEQKQKYLPGLASGQIHGAFCLSEPEAGSDATSQKTTAVDMGDHYLVNGTKNWITNGNTASVYLVIAQTHPELKHKGINALIMTKDMPGFSIGPKEQKMGIRGSDTHSLMFSDVKVPKENRIGEDGFGFKFAMKTLAGGRIGIASQALGIASGAYELALKYSKERKAFGTEICNHQAIAFKLADMAVNIEAARHLCMKAAWDKDQHKSYDVSGAMAKLFASQVAMDTTVEAVQIHGGNGYVKEYHVERLMRDAKITQIYEGTSEIQKIVISRSVIAG is encoded by the coding sequence ATGGATTTTAATCTTACCGAAGAACATTTAATGATTCAGCAGGCAGCAAGAGATTTTGCTCAAAATGAATTATTACCGGGAGTTATTGAGCGCGATGAAAAACAAATTTTTCCAGCGGAACAAGTAAAAAAAATGGGTGAACTAGGATTCATGGGAATGATGGTTGATCCAAAATATGGAGGAAGTGGTCTTGATGCCATTTCATACGTAATTGCAATGGAAGAAATTTCGAAAATCGATGCTTCTGCTTCTGTAGTAATGTCGGTAAATAATTCTTTGGTTTGCTGGGGACTTCAGGAATTTGGTACCGAAGAACAAAAACAAAAATACCTTCCGGGATTGGCTTCTGGTCAAATTCACGGTGCTTTTTGTTTGAGCGAGCCAGAAGCAGGAAGTGATGCTACTTCTCAAAAAACAACTGCGGTTGATATGGGAGATCACTACTTAGTAAACGGGACTAAAAACTGGATTACAAACGGAAACACAGCTTCGGTTTATTTGGTAATTGCGCAGACGCATCCAGAATTAAAGCATAAAGGTATCAATGCTTTGATTATGACCAAAGATATGCCGGGATTTTCTATTGGCCCAAAAGAACAAAAAATGGGAATCCGTGGTTCTGATACGCATTCTTTAATGTTTTCTGATGTAAAAGTTCCAAAAGAAAACAGAATTGGAGAAGATGGTTTCGGATTTAAATTTGCCATGAAAACTTTAGCCGGAGGCCGCATCGGTATTGCTTCTCAAGCATTAGGTATTGCTTCTGGAGCTTACGAACTGGCTTTAAAATATTCTAAAGAGCGTAAAGCTTTTGGAACAGAAATCTGCAATCATCAGGCAATTGCTTTCAAATTGGCCGATATGGCTGTAAATATCGAAGCCGCTCGTCATTTATGCATGAAAGCAGCGTGGGATAAAGATCAGCATAAAAGTTATGATGTAAGTGGCGCGATGGCGAAACTTTTTGCTTCGCAAGTGGCTATGGATACAACAGTTGAAGCCGTTCAGATTCATGGAGGAAATGGTTATGTAAAAGAGTATCATGTTGAACGATTAATGCGTGATGCAAAAATTACCCAGATTTACGAAGGAACTTCAGAAATTCAGAAAATTGTAATTTCAAGATCTGTTATTGCAGGATAA
- a CDS encoding 3-oxoacyl-ACP synthase III family protein: protein MKIKIIGIGSYIPNLEVKNTDFDKHVFLNEDGTPFGYPNEVVIKKFKGITGIQNRRYAEPQYTASDLAFFAAQKAIENAGIDAETLDYIIFAHNFGDVKTGTHQTDILPSLATRVKNKLGIRNPKCVAYDILFGCPGWIEGVLQANAFIKSGMAKRVMVIGAETLSRVVDDHDRDSMIYSDGAGVSILEASTDEAGLLSYESATFANDEANYLFFGKSYNPDLDPDIKYIKMYGRKIYEFALSNVPCAMKNCLDKSGIAIDEVKKILIHQANEKMDEAIIERFYKLYDKTPPKDIMPMSIHDLGNSSVATVPTLFDLILQGKIENQEINKGDVIIFASVGAGMNINAFVYRY from the coding sequence ATGAAAATAAAAATTATTGGTATTGGGAGTTACATTCCTAATTTAGAAGTAAAAAACACAGATTTTGATAAACATGTTTTTTTAAATGAGGATGGAACTCCTTTTGGTTATCCTAATGAAGTTGTAATTAAAAAATTTAAAGGCATTACCGGAATTCAAAATCGTCGCTATGCCGAACCTCAATACACCGCATCTGATTTAGCTTTTTTTGCCGCTCAAAAAGCAATTGAAAACGCAGGAATAGATGCCGAAACTTTAGACTACATTATTTTCGCTCATAACTTCGGTGATGTAAAAACGGGAACACATCAAACTGATATTTTACCAAGTTTAGCAACCCGCGTTAAAAACAAATTAGGAATCAGAAATCCTAAATGTGTGGCTTATGATATTCTTTTTGGTTGTCCAGGCTGGATTGAAGGCGTTTTACAAGCCAATGCTTTCATTAAATCTGGAATGGCAAAAAGGGTAATGGTAATTGGTGCCGAAACTTTATCAAGGGTTGTAGACGATCACGATCGTGATTCAATGATTTATTCTGATGGAGCAGGAGTTTCAATCTTAGAAGCATCAACTGACGAAGCAGGATTATTGTCTTACGAAAGTGCCACTTTTGCTAACGACGAAGCAAATTATCTTTTCTTCGGAAAATCATACAATCCAGATTTAGATCCAGACATTAAATACATCAAAATGTACGGACGTAAAATTTACGAATTTGCTTTAAGCAATGTTCCTTGCGCGATGAAAAACTGTTTGGATAAAAGCGGAATTGCAATTGATGAAGTGAAAAAAATCCTGATTCACCAGGCAAACGAAAAAATGGACGAAGCCATTATCGAACGGTTCTACAAACTTTACGACAAAACTCCTCCAAAAGATATTATGCCAATGAGTATTCATGATTTAGGAAATAGCAGTGTTGCAACCGTTCCTACTCTATTCGATTTGATTTTACAAGGAAAAATCGAAAATCAGGAAATCAATAAAGGCGATGTAATAATTTTTGCTTCAGTAGGAGCGGGAATGAACATTAATGCTTTTGTTTACCGATATTAG
- a CDS encoding ABC transporter ATP-binding protein — protein sequence MIEVKNIEKSFGDSKVLKGVSTVFETGKTNLIIGQSGSGKTVLLKTLLGIHTPDSGTIEFDGRVYSDLDKDEKRELRTEIGMVFQGSALFDSMTVEENVAFPLKMFTNNNKAQIKERVDFVLERVNLVEAHKKLPSEISGGMQKRVAIARAIVNNPKYLFCDEPNSGLDPNTSTLIDNLIQEITREYNITTVINTHDMNSVMEIGENIVFLKKGLKAWQGNKEEIFRTDNKDIVKFVYSSNLFKKVREAYLKG from the coding sequence ATGATCGAAGTAAAAAACATAGAAAAATCATTTGGTGACAGCAAAGTCTTAAAAGGCGTTTCGACGGTTTTTGAAACTGGAAAAACCAACTTAATTATTGGGCAGAGTGGATCTGGAAAAACCGTTTTATTAAAAACACTTTTAGGAATTCACACACCCGATTCTGGAACAATTGAATTTGACGGAAGAGTTTATTCTGATTTAGATAAAGATGAAAAACGTGAATTGAGAACCGAAATTGGAATGGTATTTCAAGGTAGTGCGTTATTTGACTCGATGACTGTTGAAGAAAATGTAGCTTTCCCGTTAAAAATGTTTACCAATAATAATAAAGCACAAATTAAAGAACGCGTAGATTTTGTTTTAGAAAGAGTAAACTTAGTTGAAGCACATAAAAAACTGCCGTCTGAAATTTCTGGAGGTATGCAGAAACGTGTGGCAATTGCACGTGCGATTGTAAATAATCCGAAGTATTTATTTTGTGATGAACCAAACTCAGGACTTGATCCCAATACTTCTACTTTAATTGATAATTTGATTCAGGAAATTACAAGAGAATATAATATCACAACCGTAATTAATACGCACGATATGAACTCGGTAATGGAGATTGGAGAAAATATCGTTTTCTTAAAAAAAGGATTAAAAGCTTGGCAGGGAAATAAAGAAGAGATTTTTAGAACTGACAATAAAGACATTGTGAAGTTTGTTTATTCTTCTAACTTATTCAAGAAAGTAAGAGAAGCATATTTGAAAGGCTAG
- a CDS encoding SprT-like domain-containing protein, which produces MSDTLAKYIPEHAVKPVFDLIVANQVHLKIVNERQTRHGDYRRGPSGKHEITVNASLNKYRFLITLIHEIAHLVAFEKFGRNIKPHGNEWKYSFQRLMVPFIRPEIFPSHILPLLARHFKNPSASSDTDTTLSLALKQYDKDNDKNYIFEIPYGSVFRISNGKIFKKLAVRTKRFECIEISSGKTYLFNPNAEVELINVQ; this is translated from the coding sequence TTGAGCGACACTTTAGCTAAATACATTCCCGAGCACGCGGTGAAACCTGTTTTCGATTTGATTGTGGCCAATCAGGTTCACTTGAAAATTGTAAACGAGCGTCAGACACGTCATGGTGATTACAGACGCGGACCAAGTGGGAAACATGAAATTACAGTTAATGCAAGTTTAAATAAGTATCGGTTTTTGATTACGCTTATTCATGAAATTGCACATTTGGTTGCTTTTGAGAAATTTGGGCGAAATATAAAACCGCACGGTAACGAATGGAAATATTCTTTTCAGCGTTTAATGGTTCCGTTTATAAGACCAGAAATATTTCCAAGTCATATTCTGCCACTTTTGGCAAGGCATTTTAAGAATCCTTCTGCAAGTAGCGATACCGATACTACATTATCTTTGGCTTTAAAACAATATGATAAGGACAACGATAAAAATTACATTTTTGAAATTCCGTATGGAAGTGTTTTCCGTATTTCGAATGGAAAGATTTTTAAAAAATTAGCTGTAAGAACGAAACGTTTTGAATGCATCGAAATCAGTTCTGGAAAAACATATCTTTTTAACCCAAATGCAGAAGTGGAACTGATAAATGTTCAATAA
- a CDS encoding methyltransferase, with the protein MYEKTFPNKRFKLTLEFLQKHVSTSETIFDFGVPNPFSKIMEENGYTVKNTKGEDLDNDHTALQTEEYTVFTAFEIFEHLLNPYTILQNVKCDKLLISIPLRLWFSPAYRSKTDMWDRHYHEFEDWQLDWLLEKTGWKITDRLQFTHPVKKFGLRPLLRYFTPRYYIVVAERA; encoded by the coding sequence ATGTACGAAAAAACGTTTCCGAATAAAAGATTCAAACTTACCTTAGAGTTTTTACAAAAGCACGTTAGCACATCAGAAACCATTTTTGATTTTGGAGTTCCAAATCCGTTTTCTAAAATAATGGAAGAAAATGGTTATACTGTAAAAAATACTAAAGGAGAAGATTTAGACAACGATCATACTGCTTTGCAAACGGAAGAATATACTGTTTTTACGGCTTTTGAAATTTTCGAACATTTACTAAACCCATACACCATTCTGCAAAATGTAAAATGTGACAAATTGTTAATTTCAATTCCGTTACGTTTATGGTTTTCACCAGCATATCGTTCTAAAACGGATATGTGGGACAGGCATTATCATGAATTTGAAGATTGGCAATTAGACTGGCTTCTAGAAAAAACAGGCTGGAAAATCACCGACCGTTTACAGTTTACACATCCTGTAAAAAAGTTTGGATTGAGACCTTTACTAAGATATTTCACTCCGAGATATTATATTGTTGTAGCAGAAAGAGCCTAA
- a CDS encoding MlaE family ABC transporter permease, translating to MMLIRYLSQIGKYFLMLKEIFNKQTKWPVMKNLILKEIDDLIIDSLGIVCFISFFIGGVVAIQTALNLTNPLIPKYLIGFATRQSVILEFAPTFISVIMAGKMGSYITSSIGTMRVTEQIDALEVMGVNSLNYLIFPKIIALLMYPFVICISMFLGIFGGWLASAYGGFSTSQDFIAGAQMEFIPFHITYAFIKTLIFAMLLATIPSFHGYYMKGGALEVGKASTVSFVWTSVCIILLNYILTQLLLG from the coding sequence ATGATGCTAATCCGTTATTTATCCCAAATCGGGAAATATTTTTTAATGCTGAAGGAAATTTTCAATAAACAGACCAAATGGCCTGTTATGAAAAATCTAATTCTAAAAGAAATTGACGACCTTATTATAGACTCTCTTGGAATTGTTTGTTTCATCTCTTTTTTCATTGGAGGAGTTGTGGCTATTCAAACAGCATTGAACCTTACCAATCCGTTAATCCCAAAATATTTAATTGGTTTTGCTACACGTCAATCTGTAATTTTGGAGTTTGCTCCTACTTTTATTTCGGTAATTATGGCCGGAAAAATGGGATCATACATTACCTCAAGTATCGGAACCATGCGTGTAACCGAGCAAATTGATGCCTTAGAAGTTATGGGTGTAAATTCATTAAACTATCTTATTTTTCCAAAAATAATAGCCTTATTGATGTATCCGTTTGTAATTTGTATTAGTATGTTCTTAGGTATTTTTGGAGGATGGCTTGCTTCTGCTTACGGCGGATTTTCAACCAGCCAGGATTTCATTGCAGGAGCTCAAATGGAATTTATTCCTTTTCACATTACATATGCTTTTATTAAAACTTTGATTTTTGCAATGTTATTAGCCACAATTCCATCTTTTCATGGGTATTACATGAAAGGTGGTGCATTAGAAGTTGGTAAAGCAAGTACGGTTTCATTTGTGTGGACATCGGTTTGTATCATTCTTCTAAATTATATATTAACCCAATTATTGCTAGGATAA
- a CDS encoding four helix bundle protein, whose translation MSESIVKIKSFELAVRGVNFYKWFVSEKKEFVISKQFLRSITSVGANVKEAVNAQSKPDFIHKLSIAQKECDESMYWLEILKETNYISLIEFDSIHQQCKEVLKIIRSIIITSKRKLITHNS comes from the coding sequence ATGAGTGAGAGTATTGTGAAAATCAAAAGTTTTGAATTGGCTGTTAGAGGAGTTAATTTTTATAAATGGTTTGTGTCTGAAAAGAAAGAATTCGTAATTAGTAAGCAATTTTTACGTTCTATTACTTCGGTTGGCGCGAATGTAAAAGAAGCAGTTAATGCACAAAGTAAGCCTGATTTTATACATAAATTGTCAATCGCTCAAAAAGAATGCGATGAATCAATGTATTGGCTTGAAATTTTAAAGGAAACAAATTATATTTCTTTGATTGAATTTGATTCAATTCATCAGCAATGCAAAGAAGTTCTAAAGATCATTAGAAGTATTATAATAACGTCAAAGAGAAAACTTATAACTCATAATTCATAA
- a CDS encoding Glu/Leu/Phe/Val dehydrogenase yields MKDLLQQFENKEPEIVFNWKDSETEAEGWTVINSLRGGAAGGGTRMRKGLDMNEVLSLAKTMEVKFSVSGPAIGGAKSGINFDPNDPRKKGVLQRWYKAVSPLLKSYYGTGGDLNVDEIHEVIPMTEECGVWHPQEGVFNGHFKPTEADKINRIGQLRQGVIKVIENPKFSPDVTRKYTVADMITGFGVAEAVRHFYATYGGDIQGKKAIVQGFGNVGSAAAFYLAEMGAKVIGIIDRDGGLIKEDGFSFEEIKTLFLNKDGNKLVANNMIPFEEINSKIWTIGAEIFTPCAASRLVTQAQIDNLIANGLEVISCGANVPFADKEIFFGSIMEQVDQKVSLIPDFISNCGMARVFAYFMEKKVQMTDEAIFNDTSETIKNAIVKAHALSASKTNISATAFEIALKQLV; encoded by the coding sequence ATGAAAGATTTATTACAACAATTTGAAAATAAAGAACCTGAAATTGTTTTCAACTGGAAAGACTCTGAAACTGAAGCAGAGGGATGGACAGTCATTAATTCGCTGCGCGGAGGAGCTGCGGGCGGAGGAACAAGAATGAGAAAAGGCTTAGATATGAACGAAGTTCTGTCTTTGGCCAAAACGATGGAGGTTAAATTTTCAGTTTCCGGACCAGCAATTGGCGGAGCTAAATCTGGAATAAATTTTGACCCAAACGACCCGCGTAAAAAAGGAGTTTTACAGCGCTGGTACAAAGCCGTTTCGCCACTATTAAAAAGTTACTACGGAACTGGTGGAGATTTAAATGTTGATGAGATTCATGAAGTAATCCCAATGACAGAGGAATGTGGTGTTTGGCATCCGCAGGAAGGTGTTTTTAACGGACACTTTAAACCAACTGAAGCGGATAAAATTAATCGAATTGGACAATTGCGTCAGGGTGTAATTAAGGTAATTGAAAATCCTAAATTCTCACCAGATGTAACCAGAAAATATACAGTTGCCGATATGATTACTGGTTTTGGCGTTGCCGAAGCCGTTCGTCATTTTTATGCCACTTATGGTGGAGACATTCAAGGCAAAAAGGCAATCGTGCAAGGATTTGGAAATGTGGGATCTGCTGCTGCTTTTTATTTAGCCGAAATGGGTGCGAAAGTAATTGGAATTATCGATCGTGATGGTGGATTAATTAAAGAGGATGGTTTTTCTTTTGAAGAAATCAAAACGTTGTTTTTAAATAAAGACGGGAACAAATTAGTTGCCAACAATATGATTCCGTTTGAAGAAATCAATTCTAAAATATGGACAATTGGTGCTGAAATTTTTACACCTTGTGCCGCTTCAAGATTGGTAACTCAAGCTCAAATAGACAATTTAATTGCAAACGGATTGGAAGTAATTTCATGTGGTGCAAATGTTCCTTTTGCCGACAAAGAAATTTTCTTCGGTTCTATCATGGAACAAGTAGACCAAAAAGTGAGTTTGATTCCAGATTTTATTTCAAACTGTGGAATGGCAAGGGTTTTTGCTTATTTCATGGAGAAAAAAGTTCAAATGACCGACGAAGCTATTTTTAACGACACATCAGAAACAATTAAAAATGCAATCGTAAAAGCTCATGCTTTAAGCGCTTCAAAAACAAACATAAGCGCAACTGCTTTTGAAATTGCTTTGAAACAGTTGGTATAA